In a genomic window of bacterium:
- a CDS encoding diguanylate cyclase, whose product MDEIQENLTTQAAFQQTSAEVYQRLAFTDELTGLRNNRFLKYRAPAYISAARKARVSLCLAMMDMDGFKKVNDTYGHKAGDTLLANFGKMIADYIAKRGIPIRYAGDEFAAILYNIDKPNAKSFFDGFLRKVNDAEVDIGDGVSLPIRISIGLASYPNDAEEYESLFKRADEALYAAKDSGKNRVITYPDEGKLVAPGNISTLFPVDEMVGFEEVFTELKLHTVDRVIGSKSIQEIALVCGGRGSGKTRLLQELKKSAENRGMSTIYATGMPSQNNPYAPLIKAISDPLNRDQDLLKEIAVSLTLAERRELASSIPNLDTLPAATTPGEQEGRNTLIFKALNKILFGLLRRGRVLIVIDDAHLADQSSLQFLDSFVSEFSNSKIDLAFGIITQAEGGAESNLSALVRAIPKIAQSSEVFRTELSPLRDLAIAGIIYQITGHIKIPPVSLNALLARTRGNPLFVEELLKLAIERGLIQYDGTNWKVDVFSEENLPESIEEIAEERAEALPSIDKKVLSRAAVIGENFNVKVLSEIIGKDEQEVQDTLEAARRAHIIQEDLSGESDYAFHSDASRNAFYNLINTEDRKEIHYKVAEVEKKLNEGHLDEIMDKLAYHFQEAERWDKAVEVLSASGSRQTQAQIPDAVRRMLHRRLYVDDMVSKKQLSPEELQNAFLALKDLRIAIQSYRFYPPQNENVRKSISKTYKQIFDLLQSAPLLSLSLTPDALLINAQEPQTDSKDQHLVSEYNKLLSRYNLNGVIFMQGLSVEELTNFISIFKLPREDVVDRWTEVIEEKQLKNIKPDQTVYVAVGAHSSQLEGNKSVRLGSAPSEEEQAEIAKEIVSKVDTLINQFRGESEEFLKALQSGGMGNETTNKLIDVLKELGGFMPQGMMKPQLNVTAQFQNLQQSLKAHPQAEEKVSEAKSSPSKQEHGRHGVIGSTMRTWIGLLEADNKVEKAKAVQNLIREGEESIEACINGIMDEEELKTRQLMAVILNKIGERGVKMFSRTLAKDLSPSDLISLISVAEFFRNDIGVQNRLSELAFSPYEVLRNAALDKLKDFPAKLRLGLLERALESSDTRMVIEGLSRLGESGMRDKLPMLLEYIDKKDILSRLPDTSFVRAAMKSLGDMKAVQAIDPLIKLSAPGGLFKKAMSDEIRSLAVETLANIGGGRTLKVLKKLSKRKNDPVGLQAAELIDIAESGSSIEE is encoded by the coding sequence ATGGATGAGATTCAAGAAAACTTGACAACTCAGGCCGCATTTCAGCAGACTTCTGCAGAAGTTTATCAACGGCTTGCATTTACCGATGAACTAACGGGACTTCGCAATAACCGTTTCTTGAAGTATCGAGCACCGGCCTATATCAGCGCCGCCCGAAAGGCTAGGGTTAGCCTTTGCCTTGCAATGATGGATATGGACGGCTTTAAGAAGGTTAACGATACATACGGACATAAAGCTGGAGATACACTTCTTGCCAATTTTGGTAAGATGATTGCCGATTATATAGCAAAACGTGGAATACCTATCCGTTACGCGGGTGATGAGTTCGCAGCGATACTTTACAATATCGATAAACCAAATGCGAAAAGCTTCTTCGATGGTTTTCTTCGCAAGGTAAACGATGCCGAGGTCGACATAGGCGATGGCGTTTCTCTACCCATTAGAATAAGTATTGGCCTTGCTAGTTATCCAAACGATGCAGAAGAGTATGAAAGCCTCTTTAAACGAGCTGACGAGGCACTTTATGCAGCTAAGGATTCTGGTAAAAATAGGGTAATCACATACCCGGATGAAGGTAAGCTTGTTGCCCCGGGGAATATATCGACATTGTTTCCTGTCGATGAAATGGTCGGTTTCGAGGAGGTTTTTACTGAGCTTAAGCTCCACACTGTTGACCGAGTAATCGGGAGCAAATCGATTCAGGAGATAGCTTTGGTATGTGGCGGAAGAGGTTCGGGTAAAACGAGGCTTCTTCAAGAGCTTAAGAAATCCGCAGAAAACCGTGGAATGAGCACTATTTATGCTACAGGGATGCCTTCTCAGAATAATCCATATGCGCCATTGATCAAAGCTATTTCTGACCCTCTCAATCGAGACCAAGATCTTTTGAAAGAGATTGCTGTTTCCCTCACTTTGGCAGAGAGAAGGGAGCTTGCTTCGAGTATCCCAAATCTAGATACACTCCCTGCGGCAACAACTCCTGGTGAACAGGAAGGTCGGAATACACTTATTTTCAAGGCGTTAAATAAGATTCTTTTTGGTCTTTTGCGTAGGGGAAGAGTATTAATTGTCATCGATGATGCCCATCTTGCTGATCAATCAAGTTTACAGTTTCTCGATTCGTTTGTTTCTGAATTTTCTAATAGCAAGATAGATCTCGCTTTCGGGATAATTACTCAGGCTGAAGGTGGTGCTGAAAGCAACTTGTCGGCTCTAGTTCGCGCTATCCCAAAAATAGCACAAAGTTCAGAGGTATTTAGAACAGAGTTATCTCCTCTCAGAGACTTGGCTATAGCTGGGATTATATATCAGATCACAGGTCACATCAAGATTCCGCCTGTATCACTTAATGCGCTTTTAGCGAGGACTAGGGGCAATCCGCTTTTTGTCGAGGAGTTGCTCAAATTAGCTATCGAACGAGGACTTATACAGTATGATGGCACTAACTGGAAAGTAGATGTTTTTTCTGAGGAAAATCTCCCCGAGTCTATCGAGGAGATCGCGGAAGAGCGCGCGGAAGCACTTCCCTCTATAGATAAGAAAGTTCTTTCCAGAGCTGCAGTGATCGGTGAAAACTTTAATGTTAAAGTTTTATCTGAGATCATCGGAAAGGATGAGCAAGAAGTCCAGGATACTCTCGAAGCTGCTCGTCGGGCGCATATTATTCAGGAAGATCTTTCGGGCGAGTCAGATTATGCGTTCCATTCCGATGCTAGTCGTAATGCATTCTACAACCTTATAAACACCGAAGATAGAAAAGAGATACATTATAAGGTCGCCGAGGTAGAAAAGAAACTTAATGAAGGTCACCTCGATGAAATCATGGACAAGTTGGCCTATCATTTCCAGGAAGCAGAAAGGTGGGATAAAGCTGTCGAGGTCCTTTCGGCCTCGGGAAGCCGCCAAACTCAAGCGCAAATACCGGATGCTGTTCGTAGGATGTTGCACCGTCGGCTATATGTTGACGATATGGTCAGTAAAAAGCAGCTTAGTCCGGAGGAATTGCAGAACGCCTTCCTGGCTTTGAAGGACCTACGTATAGCTATTCAGTCTTATCGTTTCTATCCTCCACAAAACGAGAATGTTCGCAAATCTATCTCTAAGACTTACAAGCAGATTTTTGATTTATTGCAATCAGCACCATTATTAAGTTTATCGCTAACTCCAGATGCCCTTTTAATAAATGCTCAAGAACCGCAAACCGACAGTAAGGATCAACACCTTGTTTCCGAATATAATAAGTTATTATCCAGATATAACTTAAATGGTGTTATATTTATGCAAGGTTTAAGTGTTGAAGAACTAACAAATTTTATTTCGATCTTTAAATTACCACGAGAAGATGTTGTTGATAGATGGACTGAAGTTATTGAAGAAAAACAACTTAAGAATATCAAACCCGATCAAACCGTTTATGTGGCTGTTGGAGCACATAGTTCACAACTTGAAGGGAATAAATCAGTGCGTCTTGGATCCGCGCCCAGCGAGGAGGAGCAGGCTGAGATAGCTAAGGAAATAGTATCAAAAGTAGATACTTTAATCAATCAGTTTAGAGGAGAGAGCGAGGAGTTTCTCAAAGCCCTTCAGTCCGGCGGAATGGGTAACGAAACCACAAATAAACTTATTGATGTTCTTAAAGAGCTGGGGGGATTTATGCCACAGGGTATGATGAAGCCCCAGTTAAATGTTACTGCCCAATTTCAGAATTTACAGCAGAGTTTAAAGGCTCATCCACAAGCTGAAGAGAAAGTCTCAGAGGCTAAAAGTAGCCCTTCAAAGCAAGAGCATGGAAGGCATGGTGTAATCGGTTCAACTATGAGAACATGGATCGGGTTGCTCGAAGCGGATAATAAAGTAGAAAAAGCAAAAGCTGTCCAGAATTTGATTCGGGAGGGCGAAGAATCCATCGAAGCTTGTATCAATGGTATAATGGATGAGGAAGAATTAAAAACTCGGCAACTTATGGCAGTAATTCTCAATAAAATTGGTGAACGTGGGGTCAAAATGTTCTCAAGGACATTAGCTAAAGACCTTTCGCCGAGTGATCTTATATCTTTGATCAGCGTAGCCGAATTCTTTAGGAATGATATTGGTGTTCAAAACCGTTTATCCGAACTAGCTTTCAGTCCTTATGAGGTTTTGCGTAATGCTGCTCTCGATAAGTTAAAAGATTTTCCTGCAAAGCTCAGGCTTGGCCTTCTAGAAAGAGCGCTTGAATCATCGGATACGAGAATGGTAATCGAAGGTTTATCGCGTTTAGGTGAGTCGGGAATGAGAGATAAACTCCCGATGTTGCTCGAGTATATAGATAAAAAGGATATATTATCCAGATTGCCAGATACTTCTTTTGTGCGTGCTGCAATGAAATCGCTAGGAGATATGAAGGCTGTTCAAGCGATTGACCCATTGATTAAACTAAGCGCACCTGGGGGACTTTTTAAAAAAGCAATGTCCGATGAGATCAGGAGTTTAGCAGTTGAAACACTTGCCAATATCGGTGGAGGCCGCACCCTAAAAGTACTTAAAAAGCTCTCTAAACGAAAAAACGATCCTGTTGGTCTTCAAGCTGCTGAACTTATCGATATAGCTGAATCAGGTTCGTCGATAGAGGAGTAG
- a CDS encoding ATP-dependent DNA helicase RecG, with the protein MWELRYKEKDILHEGISVLPGVGPKRVSLFEELGIKTVADMLECVPIRYIHRKTAVQIADVISGDDATIFGTISSSSYRAKKLFLEVEDESGKAQVIFFNPPHYFQKDLKKGRPVLIWGKSKIIKGKLNFTHPNIEIEGKDREILIPIYPNATRLRECKIGYRTRMKIIGSALERIAALDDPLSGEILADNDLMPFIKAISTIHLPVSWEELASANRRLAFDEILIQQIIFAKRKHESAEDASSIPLKPGKLFYAAKASLGFELTQGQNIALSGLMSRATKGGRSQQLLSGDVASGKTVIALLMAAATIDSGLQVAFMVPSTLLAGQHAEFFYNILGSHGVRVGLLTGSSTSILLENKLSKGEVDIVIGTQALLSKKRKFKKLGLIIIDEQHRFGVNQRINLSNKQGAHVLLMTATPIPRTSALASYGDLDLQVLEGFPKDRAGFKTYIRDEISRSAIWDFIEMRIKNDERAYIVFPRIDGDGFNALNSAYNEIENRFPEKTSKIFGAVSDNEKNRIFNSFKLGEKPILVSTNVIEVGVDVPLATIMVIENPELFGLAQLHQLRGRIGRGQKPGFCILLVRSSINSKQRNKLELFSETGDGFQIAELDLEFRGEGNVFDIMQSGMPIYDFAEPLKMKDLLEIARQIAQNIIIRDPNLQKKQNIKYRKAIECLCKRRNMIKLPV; encoded by the coding sequence ATGTGGGAATTAAGATATAAAGAGAAAGACATTCTCCATGAAGGCATATCTGTTTTACCTGGAGTTGGACCGAAAAGAGTATCGCTTTTTGAGGAACTTGGGATAAAGACTGTTGCAGATATGTTGGAGTGTGTTCCCATTCGATATATTCATCGGAAAACAGCAGTCCAAATTGCCGATGTCATTTCTGGGGACGATGCAACGATATTCGGGACTATTTCGTCATCGAGTTATCGTGCAAAAAAGCTTTTTCTCGAAGTTGAGGACGAAAGTGGCAAGGCTCAAGTAATTTTTTTTAATCCACCCCATTATTTCCAAAAGGACCTAAAAAAGGGTCGCCCTGTGCTTATTTGGGGAAAATCCAAAATAATAAAAGGGAAGCTAAATTTCACCCATCCCAATATTGAAATCGAGGGTAAGGACAGAGAGATTCTTATACCCATCTACCCTAATGCAACTCGGCTTCGCGAATGTAAAATTGGCTATCGCACGCGAATGAAAATCATTGGGTCAGCATTAGAACGAATAGCAGCATTGGATGATCCCCTTTCAGGGGAGATACTTGCAGACAATGATTTAATGCCATTTATTAAGGCTATATCGACTATTCACCTTCCGGTATCATGGGAGGAACTGGCTTCCGCTAATAGGAGACTGGCCTTCGATGAAATACTTATTCAGCAGATTATATTTGCAAAGAGGAAACACGAATCTGCAGAAGATGCATCATCGATCCCTCTAAAACCCGGAAAGCTATTTTATGCAGCTAAGGCGTCTTTAGGATTCGAGCTTACCCAAGGGCAGAATATTGCTCTCAGTGGTTTAATGAGTAGAGCCACTAAGGGGGGTCGTTCCCAACAGCTTCTTTCCGGGGATGTTGCTTCAGGAAAGACAGTTATCGCATTATTAATGGCTGCAGCAACCATCGATAGCGGCTTGCAGGTTGCCTTTATGGTTCCCAGCACGCTTTTAGCTGGGCAACATGCGGAATTCTTCTACAATATTCTAGGTAGTCACGGAGTGAGAGTAGGTCTTTTGACCGGTTCATCAACCTCGATCTTACTCGAAAACAAACTCTCTAAAGGCGAAGTTGATATAGTTATTGGGACTCAAGCTCTTTTATCTAAAAAGAGGAAATTTAAAAAACTCGGCTTGATTATTATTGACGAACAACATCGTTTTGGGGTTAATCAACGCATAAATCTGTCGAATAAACAGGGAGCTCATGTTCTATTAATGACGGCCACTCCTATCCCGAGAACATCGGCCCTTGCATCCTACGGTGACCTTGATTTGCAAGTTTTAGAGGGTTTCCCGAAGGATCGCGCGGGCTTCAAAACCTATATTCGAGATGAAATCTCGAGGTCGGCTATCTGGGATTTCATCGAGATGAGGATAAAAAACGATGAAAGAGCCTATATTGTCTTCCCGAGGATTGATGGAGATGGTTTCAATGCGCTAAATAGTGCCTATAATGAAATCGAGAATAGATTTCCAGAGAAAACCTCGAAGATATTCGGTGCTGTTTCTGATAATGAGAAGAATAGGATTTTTAACTCCTTCAAGTTGGGGGAGAAGCCGATACTCGTTTCGACCAATGTGATCGAAGTGGGTGTCGATGTTCCTTTAGCGACAATCATGGTTATTGAAAATCCTGAATTGTTTGGACTGGCTCAACTTCACCAGCTCAGAGGAAGGATCGGAAGAGGGCAGAAACCAGGCTTTTGCATTTTGTTAGTTAGATCTTCCATAAATTCCAAACAAAGGAATAAACTCGAGCTTTTTTCAGAAACGGGAGATGGTTTCCAAATTGCCGAACTTGATCTTGAGTTTCGTGGTGAGGGAAATGTATTCGATATTATGCAATCAGGTATGCCGATATATGATTTCGCTGAACCTTTGAAAATGAAAGATTTACTTGAAATAGCCCGGCAAATAGCCCAAAATATAATTATTAGAGATCCTAACCTTCAAAAAAAACAGAATATTAAGTATAGAAAAGCTATTGAATGCTTGTGTAAAAGAAGAAATATGATTAAATTGCCAGTATAA
- a CDS encoding UbiA family prenyltransferase, giving the protein MSKRPKKRSKLSNWMSVLRFGNTLAALFCVVIGFKLSQTVETDALNWVLALATTGFIFMGGNALNDYLDREIDKSAHPSRPIPAGFLKPQSVKKIAYLFFGAGIILSILTVFLGYLIPGLISLLSALILISYDYYLKKIPLAGNITIGILGALVFIYSGAFTSICFKHIFAGVFAMLFHIAREIVKDIADAPYEKALGIKTLPSKIGLERSSKISSTLLILIVPISIIPFFLKIFSIWYLGVVILFADLPILLISWIIPQSTTPRRAEKISRDLKWVMLSGLFALYIGGITS; this is encoded by the coding sequence ATGAGTAAACGCCCGAAAAAAAGATCGAAACTCTCGAACTGGATGTCAGTGCTGCGGTTTGGTAATACACTTGCTGCATTATTCTGCGTTGTTATTGGGTTTAAATTAAGTCAAACAGTCGAGACCGATGCACTGAACTGGGTATTAGCTTTAGCGACAACCGGTTTTATTTTCATGGGAGGAAATGCTCTTAACGACTATCTTGATCGCGAAATAGATAAATCAGCCCATCCATCGAGGCCAATTCCAGCAGGATTTTTAAAACCACAATCAGTTAAAAAAATTGCCTATTTGTTTTTTGGGGCTGGCATAATTCTTTCTATACTTACTGTTTTCCTCGGCTACCTTATTCCCGGACTAATCTCGTTGCTATCCGCTTTGATTTTAATTAGTTATGACTATTACTTAAAAAAAATTCCACTCGCTGGAAATATTACAATCGGGATTCTTGGTGCTTTAGTTTTCATCTACTCTGGCGCATTTACATCGATCTGTTTCAAACATATCTTCGCAGGTGTTTTTGCAATGCTATTTCATATAGCCCGTGAGATAGTTAAAGATATCGCCGATGCGCCATATGAAAAGGCTTTAGGTATAAAAACGCTACCCTCTAAAATCGGTTTAGAAAGGTCTTCTAAAATCTCATCGACACTTCTGATCCTCATTGTCCCGATTAGCATTATTCCATTCTTTTTGAAAATCTTCTCGATTTGGTATTTAGGTGTTGTTATCCTTTTCGCAGACCTTCCTATTCTACTGATTTCATGGATAATCCCGCAAAGCACTACTCCACGCAGAGCGGAGAAGATATCCCGCGACTTAAAATGGGTAATGCTTAGTGGATTATTTGCTCTATATATTGGAGGGATAACGAGTTGA